The Fundulus heteroclitus isolate FHET01 chromosome 13, MU-UCD_Fhet_4.1, whole genome shotgun sequence genome contains a region encoding:
- the LOC105923624 gene encoding gap junction alpha-9 protein, which produces MGDWNFLGGILEEVHIHSTMVGKIWLTILFIFRMLVLGVAAEDVWNDEQSDFICNTEQPGCRNVCYDQAFPISLIRYWVLQVIFVSSPSLVYMGHAIYQLRALEKERHCKKVALRRELEAVDAEMVEVKRRIEKEMRQLEQGKLNKAPLRGSLLCTYVAHIVTRSVVEVSFMMGQYILYGHRLNTLYKCEREPCPNVVDCFVSRPTEKTIFMMFMQSIACISLFLSLLEIMHLGFKKIKKSILNYYPHLKDDLDDYYLNKSKKNSVVHQVCVGTSVGRKSTIPTAPSGYTLLLEKQGNGPNYPLLSASSAFVPIQGDLGAKPDSHKDAKEGVPSPTEQNSNSNNTSSETRSPPVDKQDEPEELCMTHRDDLDCGSSEYPTLPVADASSSTTLSGIARKTRRLSPPWNCSTVVEGNCSDSGDSYHGNASTKMRSSGAGPRARAVSKSDPKRPSRSQSPDSVGELSSVSRHSRESNSPVTSSPNRRVSAASSGSSRRAPTDLQI; this is translated from the coding sequence atgggagACTGGAATTTCCTCGGAGGCATCTTGGAGGAGGTGCACATCCACTCCACCATGGTCGGCAAGATCTGGCTGACCATCCTGTTCATCTTCCGGATGCTGGTGCTGGGCGTGGCCGCCGAGGACGTGTGGAACGACGAGCAGTCCGACTTCATCTGCAACACGGAGCAGCCCGGCTGCCGGAACGTCTGCTACGACCAGGCCTTCCCCATCTCCCTGATCCGGTACTGGGTGCTCCAGGTGATCTTCGTGTCCTCGCCCTCCCTGGTGTACATGGGTCACGCCATCTACCAGCTGCGTGCTCTGGAGAAGGAACGCCACTGCAAGAAGGTAGCCCTGCGCCGGGAGCTGGAGGCTGTGGATGCGGAGATGGTGGAGGTGAAGAGGAGGATCGAGAAGGAAATGAGGCAGCTGGAGCAGGGGAAGCTGAACAAAGCGCCGTTGAGGGGCTCGCTGCTGTGCACCTACGTGGCCCACATTGTTACTCGCTCCGTGGTGGAGGTGAGCTTCATGATGGGTCAGTACATCCTCTACGGACACCGCCTGAACACGCTGTACAAGTGTGAGAGGGAGCCGTGTCCCAACGTGGTGGACTGCTTTGTGTCCAGGCCCACGGAGAAAACCATCTTCATGATGTTCATGCAGTCCATCGCCTGCATCTCCCTCTTCCTCAGCCTGCTGGAGATCATGCATCTGGGCTTCAAGAAGATCAAGAAGAGCATCTTGAACTACTACCCGCACCTCAAGGACGACCTGGACGACTATTATCTCAACAAGTCCAAGAAGAATTCGGTTGTGCATCAGGTCTGCGTTGGGACGTCGGTGGGGCGTAAGAGTACGATTCCCACTGCTCCCAGTGGGTACACGTTACTGCTGGAGAAACAGGGCAATGGACCCAACTACCCGCTCCTCAGCGCCTCCTCTGCCTTCGTCCCAATACAAGGGGATCTCGGTGCAAAGCCGGACAGCCATAAGGACGCCAAGGAGGGAGTGCCGAGCCCCACGGAGCAGAACAGCAACTCCAACAACACCAGCAGTGAGACGCGCTCGCCTCCTGTGGACAAACAGGACGAGCCGGAGGAGCTTTGCATGACCCACCGTGACGACCTGGACTGCGGGAGCTCCGAGTACCCCACCCTGCCTGTGGCGGACGCCTCGTCCTCCACCACGCTGTCCGGCATAGCGAGAAAGACGCGGAGGCTCAGTCCGCCGTGGAACTGCTCCACGGTGGTGGAGGGCAACTGCTCGGACAGCGGAGACTCCTACCACGGAAACGCCAGCACCAAGATGCGCAGCAGCGGCGCCGGCCCCAGAGCCAGGGCCGTCTCCAAGTCGGACCCAAAGAGGCCGAGTCGGTCCCAGAGTCCGGACTCCGTGGGGGAGCTGAGCTCGGTGTCTCGACACAGCCGGGAGAGCAACAGTCCCGTCACTTCGTCTCCCAACCGGAGAGTGTCGGCGGCGAGCAGCGGGAGCAGCAGACGAGCCCCGACCGACTTACAGATTTAA